taactacaaaccgtaataaataaacattacatataacTTATCCCGAATGTGTGCCAAATTTCAACAGGTTAAGGCCAACAAGTATTTAAACccgagtaaaaataattttagcacaaaaaaatcaatttttcaaaattaaaaaaaaaagtggtaagtataaataactaataatattgtacttaaaaaagACGTCAAGTAGATAACCActctaaagtataatataggtatctagTATATCCACATAATTTAGTAAGTCACTATAGTATAgtgaatgtattaaattaaaattgttgttaggataataaattgttttaaaacgaAGATGATGTGACTTTTTGGTAACCAAGGTTATCaaacagttaataatttaaaaataacataaaatgttaacgAATATATTCGTATGTTATTtcgaaaaatactaaaaattttacaataaaaactatatctaattttctatcaactcaaaatttaaaatcaaagcattttttttttatttaataaaacgtcTTTAGACATAAATAAAGGCACACCACTGTTAAacctattaaaactaaaaattaaaatcatttttgatacactatattttttcaataattttgatgtttccttaaaaatatacaacaacgCATAGCTGAAAAATTTCGATCGGGAAACAGTAATCTCTTCTTAATGTTACCAGCAAACTAAATgcacaacaaatattatatatagaaacGACACACAGTGCACACGCGTCTTCCTCCaacaattgtttcaaataAACAAAGACTCGTGTGTTCGTGTGTACGAAGTTACACAAAACGAGTAACAGCAATAACGCATCGCTGCAGTATAAAACACATAATCGAACATTGCCCAAAACATGGCACGTACCAAAAACaaatacacacaaatatatatatacacacgacTCTGTGATCAAAGAACTGTCAGCGGTGAACACGTTATCGTCGACCGTTTTAAACCCGTCAAATACAATACACAGCACATGAAgtcatactatataatattatattggataaCGTGCGAATGaatcataatagtttattcCCATGAACACTAAAAACattatgtaacaaaaatataggaTCAATATCAATTCAACCaaataagacataatattatattatactatattatacactataccgTGATATTACGAACACTGTTCGCTTATAAAACCAACCCGGCATGGAATGTTTACTTTGGTTTGGAAACTTAcaatcataaatattcaaaccaAACCAATTGTCTAATATTTTGGTTTGAATGTGTAGGTAGAATGTTACAGGtattaattctatttattaataaatatgaataatagaaattaacataatttttcaatgttttaacagttatgttcaatataaaattaaaattgtttggttgactcatgattattattataataataatataatatactttacgaGGGcgtgacaataataaattgtaataacaatatatacgaATTTGTCTCTTACGAAATATccacgaatatttttatatttttcagtcgTGATTCATCCCTGCACGGCGAAACGTAGCATCGGTATACATATAGTGGTGGCGGCGATGTACGCGCGTTGGCGAATCATTCTTGTTGGTGGAGCCGGCGAGGGGATGTCGTTTTTAATGTTCGTCTTGGCGTCTGTCTGTGTAGTTTTCCACcctatataactttatacgaCCCCTACCGAACCGCTTTGGCAccgccgtcgccgccgccacGTCCCTGTCACGCCGCcggaacaaaaatattatttgccaAAAACCACTACCACCGCCGCCACTGAAAACACTGTCGGAGTGTTGTCGGGCGAGAAATTTCACACAACTCCAAAGTGGAAGAAGACCAACCACTCTCGCCGTACACAACGCCGCCGCCAGCGACTATTATATACGCGACCCGCTGAAAAAAGGCAACGAGCATAAttcgattaaaaaatgtcagCCAACCGTGAAAACGAATTTCCGAGCACCGGTAACGTACCTCCAGGACGTTTTGCTTTTATTTGTCTCTAAACCCCGTCCTGGACACTAATTTGTGCTACGTCCATAAACTGGCTGGTCTCCGCATCGatcaatgcataataattatcatttaattacctACACCTTTTTTAAAGTCTATATACGTTTgacgaaaatattttgtttgatataaCGAATTATGCGTATTGACGTATTGGACGGATTTATAACATTActgaagaattaaaaaaaatccattataaatcatatggtTCGTTGATTGGCAGTCGGTAACAggaagttttttttcatttcaatgatTCGATAAATATGGTAGATGTTACGATCTAATATTCAATAAGTacacataataaacatattattacttgcAAGCAGGAAACGCTAAacgtgaataattttaaataaatatatggctttttttgttaaaatttcgaatcaataaaattaatatattaagataaatatgaatatatgaaataatatgaaaattatgtaacagaatttttataacttcatACGAATTTGTCGAGAATTATCTGATTCAtttcaacttaaaatgtaattatttttcgaaaaatgtaaatgagTCTGCATAGAATggataattaagtttaataaaggTAACGGTGTAGTGAAcggttttactaaaattatccACTACACATGTGAATACTACTTTCTGAATTACCAcaagataaaattaacaatttcataaagaaaatcaatacaatcatatatattttaaagtatttaaaataaaaatgattaataaaaaatttaattaaaatgataacataaatatttttaacaataataactttttcataaattcttaccctagaaataaaaatttcaaaattgcagttttaaattgttggcATTGCGTCACCTACGTCTAATCGATATAAACAAAGATGTAATAAAAATCGTGCCAAAATATGAACTCGCCGTCTTACTCTATCCAGACATTCAGAGCAAAAATCTCATTggattacctataatttattattactatagatatttttaatgttcaaaaatcacataatactattaataaaatttaggaaaatagaaaaaatgatgtaaatataacaataaatgtgaAGCAAGATTAAAATCTGAATTTAATATtgctaacaataaaatattatatgttgtaaCTTATTACGCATTCATCAAAAAAGTTGTGATAATATCACCgacaattagttaaattaaatgtaaatggtttttttgttaaacaattttaaagttaacagTCGTTTAATTACGTCGGAACACAATTATTTCCACAAATTCTCggtgattaaaaaattaacatatttacgcaataaatcctatacccacgcggtacataataattctcCAAAATtatggtaggtataataaattttaatttgaaaaccaTATTTATATTCTGGTATTTGTATTTCATGGACACCATCATTACcatcatttataattacaagcTTTCGTCAATTCACGTGTAAcacgaattaatttaaaataagatcttttttaaaaacagttcTTACATCATATGTctgacattatatttaaacatattcgtGTTTCACAGGTCAGACGACAAAATAGACGCATAAAAGAATTGACTCGAGCGTGTCGAGTTAAGCGCAGTTAACGAGATGTGTCCAACACAAAATTACTAGTACACGAATTGTGTCTTAACGAAAAAAGAGGAATAAACAAGTTGAGTAAcgacagaaaaaaattttcaggTACACAAGTTCTATGcccttaaaacttataatgcAATGTAGGCAATGTACATAGATATAGATTTTGCTatctctataatattttattatcataaggaGATATTAAGGTGCACGTAGCAGAACTACAACGATTGTACCCATCTTTCTTGATAATTAAGATATATATGAGCAGAATTATCcagttcaatattatacatcacaaAAAGCATATCActtcaaatttaattcaatgccCTTTTCTGTATTCAAGCCATTCCAATATTTatcaatctattttaaaatcatagagAATTTGCAATgtgatatttacattaaaattagaaatactGATAAATTATCGAAGAAGACGCatgaataacatttatttctaaatcaaaatttaaatgtaactgGAAAATTTTCtagaattgaatttttaaaaattgttttgtttaaatttttactcaatacattattatttatacttttaactaggtattattaacttttaatatgagtatatgacTACAATATGATgttacatttcaattttttattttatatttatttttgtatatatccataacatgtattattattgaatattattatttgcaaaattacaaatacatactttattattattagtgttattaataatattatattattaatattatgaatttatgacgaaacaaaatgttttatttaaattattatttttagttaaatgtatagttataatattttaatggagAATGGACAAATTTCTAGATTTGtacatgtacattttttcatcGGAACGCAACTCGTGTATCCAAAAAACATTTACTGGATACAACTCGTATAACTCCGGAAAATCCACCAAACAAAACTTGTGTAATTCCGAAAAATCCACCGGACACAACTcatgcaatctgaaaaaaccTAGAGAAACACAATTCGTATTTGGGACACAACTCGTTTACAGCCAAGTAATAGAAGGAATTGGTACGGTGTACGCGATGATTTGTTACAGTAGCATTCGAGCTGAcatgtaaatacaatatagatatatatactatgtcgGACGTGGCAACGAGGTTGGGCGGGTGGGTGTATAATGCGATTTAGGGTTAATTGCCACAAAAGGCTAAGCCGCCCCTTCCGCCAAATTATTACACCGATGTCGCGTGACGGCGTTATGCCCTCTCACCCCTCCCCTCCCCCCCGACGACGACCGCTGATTACACTCTCACGCACGCCGTTTGACGTTTTGTTGTTTGCCCGAAATCCGCGATACTCGCGGCTCGCATATATAATCgtctaacattataatatatttgtataagttcCCGTAATATCCGTCGATATCATTACATTCTTGCATTTACCAACAATTGAAAGTACAAACATTtccgcaatttttttttataaattataatattatagaaaccgtggatttatatattgatttaaaatgttcattattatattattttaatgttaatccATAACGTGAGTTAATACACATAACTTAATACCTATCTATCGTATGCGATATGCCGATACATACATACACGTGACTcgctattaatataacatttaccaCCATCCATTGCAGTAGTTGTAGTTAACGTGAacgtgaaaaatgtataagtatacgatatatacaacttctataaatatacttatatatacgcGCTACTAATTTAACGCGTTCaacttatagtaattttatgttataattaataactgtttagtgtatataatatgaattaaactacataaaaagtgtttttagttttgtatgAACATATATTTggttatataatcaatattatcggCATATTATAgtggttaaaaaattatattttttgttaagtaaCATTGAACATGACTCACTGATTAACTGTAATTCAATATCactttattctatttattatttatttcaataacttaatatcgtataatcgtgaaatataattatataattcataaacctaaaacaaattaaaataataaaaggaaTGATTTCAATGTGTTGCTATTAAATATTCAGAactaagtaaaaatgtaatattatatataggtttcTCAACAAACTATATTTGAATTCgaacataacattaaaatttatagttattacttattaaatacacttttgattaaattttcaaaactggATGATACCATAACATTGATTGATTTGTGAacgaagtatttaaaataaattcatattaattttgtagagTGATgtgtaattgaaaataataataaaaatgtatcatcatTGTGcttttgtatgtttatttacagttagtataattttttagaaatatattcatactccataatattttatataaaaggtttctaaaattaaaacacgcagctataatagataatataatttgattacttATAAACGTCAGTCATGTTTTAACTGAGCAATTgtccaattatttttttaggtgaTTTTCTCACAGTAACTTAAAAGTATACTAAAATTCAGcttgtaaacaaaataaaattcattcgACTTATGGTTTcagttaaaagttttaaattttaagtaaattaaaaataaatattacaatagttaaagtaatagtatagtttttattttttgggcgAACGCttacaaagtaaaattaaaaattataatttatacaataataaaattatatgtaagtgTAAGTAGCCAGTaggatgataaaattaaagttttcctGTAATttagctatatttaaatacttgatgcaaaataataaataatcaataaatcattattaaattactaaattataatactacgaatcttattttgttataaataatgttattttacaatttttatttatggttttactattgttattatacgtattattatttaacgtttttaatataaaattatatttttatgttatgttatataatattatgctttattaTTACACTCTATGGacaatgaacataatataacgaatCATTCACAATGTCCTTGTGCAATAATACACCTTAGGGGTCCCGAGCGGcctttattattgtaagacTTATTGGTAGTTTAGTGAATGAAACTAAAAGGTCAACATAATATCTAAAGGGGAATAGAAAACTATATCTTTAGTCGAAAGGGGAAATCAGCAAGAActttagacaaaaaaaaataataatatttttcgtagTATAGCAAGGggagatattttatttgcatgtCGACAGTAATGATTCGAAAATTCGAGAACATTGATGCGTTATGtgtacaaaacattataatagctaaaaaaaaaataaatttacagttAAATTCATTCTTTTGATTGGAGTAGTTGACAAAAGCAACTACTTCAACACTTCAACACGTCTACTTGCGGCCTTTGGTCGTCAATGCTCGCCAAAAAGCCCTCATTTCCGCCACGTCAGGCTGTATCCGGACTATGTGAGCACGATACGCTGACTGAAAAAACAGTTTATCATTCTTTTGATAAATTTGACTTTAGAGGAGAAGTGAAAAATGAATTCGACTATTGATCATTGTAcgccaaacaaaaataaaatacaattattaagcgCTATTGgcgtattgtttataaatttgtttattatttttccttttgTAATGATTCTCATCTGGCAAACgtacaagtataaatattccaaaacaatattatttagttcgaAACAAACGAAATTTTCTCTGATATAACTACTGCATAGTTTTGTTtagttactataatttattataccttcTGGctcctattggctattatacaaacatttttgtatttagcgttttatattatattattattataatatatactatattaaatatatgtctaaaaattttattttattagtattttctaacaatattttaagttaaaattaatgaaatattaacctaattattatttatttatattcttttactcaaaaaaaaatgcatcgataatttatacacataaataaatctaaatttagatatttctgtattagttttatacaaaCTTCGAATTtcttatagattatattaatatgtaggtattaatataataatactaattgtatattaatttgtatttaattttcattttattattgttatttacttaagtaataacagatattttaatttaaaacttataatctGAATACTGAATATAGGTTTACTTGTATAATAGTAGCTGCTTGATCTCGTGATACACCCCAAGAAAATATAGATGGTGTTCGTAACAACTCATTACTAACCGCAGTAAATGGCATGCTACAAACCAATGTCCTTTCGCGTTCTGGATATAATGGATTATTATACCATAGATCTTCAGCTAGTCTATTCATGAAAATTTTGCGAAACTTatgattataacttatagcGTCTGCCTTGTGTGCCTCGCTAAGCACGCGAACCAAAGACGGATATAATGATAACTCTAAAATCCTGCCTAAACGGAtgaaatttaacttattattcttggcattcatttttatgatatttatttgaaatgttatttattaaatttgcgtTACTAAGACTTAAAAACAGTTCataatatgacaaaaaattgtgaaatcgatataacgataataatacgtgtgtttttattatattttaaagttttcaatatttaaacaaataaatatcatttattaatataggtatacattgtttttaatgttcatTTTGTTTATCAGTTATGCAAATACCTAGATTAGTgcgcttttaaaaaaaagtttctttaaacaattgaaaataacattctacatcaattataaacattataacacgatattatattaatatttgatattttaaaatttaaattgacaatgaaaatgttattaatttttatatatatatataaacaagtctttttaaacaatgcatttgttattatttgtataatagatacaaaatacaatcaaTTGTATTGTGTTTCCTAGGATGAAATAAGTACAAAttacaaagaaatattataaaataaaaagaaaaaatataactgtgaAATTTCTAAATCATTCATTTTATTGccttatttattgtacatttattctCCCTTTTTAAAACTGTCTTCTggcgtttttatttgtttatgtattattcaaatatgaaaatcctgccaaaaaaaatgcatatatgTGTTATGTCACggtaacaatttaaacaaatagacGAGGTATTTTGGCGATATCGCAGAAAggtcatacaatattatgtatgtgtgtgtacgttttattgtaatagacgtgtatgattttttaaccttattcattttattatttctcccTTTTCCATCAAAAGTAGGCACACCATATCTGAACATAAGTGAATTAATAGTGACAAGGTTTAATATGATTGGTTGCCATCACGAGAATCCAAGTGAGGTCATGCAAACATAGGATTTCAAAACGATTTCTCCTTTCCCTCGTTTGTTTGCCAACTTACTGCATTTAAAACGATACTATGTATACAGTGTTTTATGCACAAATTacccttcaaaaatattattctcaaaCGAATTaaaccaacaaaaaaaattacagttcccaaattgcatttaaaataattttttttaattgtaaaatgtgatagatttaaacaatactttacaataattattttttaaaaaaaaaacaatcgcaaccaattttaaattatgctaGAAAATTGATAACGATTAATTTAAGGGCAGACGACtaagtttttgacaaaaatttcATAGTGACTTTAgggtaataacttttataaaagaaaaatcgttgataattttgttaatgtatttaaaaaaaagtatatattttgtgataagGTCGCcaagtaattataatcaaaataaaatcaaaaaatatttttcttaaagattaatttaaaaatgatttttaaatttttacattattccaAAATctcatcaatatatttattcattttaaattcaatctaaaatagtatcaatgatattaacattttgctcttattaataaaacaaagtaCTTGTTTTACACTTCATAAATTTTCTTTgcatgttataatatcatttaaactttaaagatgCAACTAGTGGTTTTCACCTGTCAGTACACAATGTTAATACAACTTTAACCCTTTCTATGGAAACAATGTGGTACCACATccacttaaatattttgatatagtaTTGGAAAAACGACAACCACTATAAAAAACACTGtatagtacaaaaatattgtgtggtcttaaaatataaaaggaaAAACCAGTGGCTATTTGATAACTTTTCAAGTaagacatacattttttactaatcaaaataatacattttctagtgtgatctaaaattaatctaactCATgacaatatatcatttaaaattttaatatacatacattatataacaaattaagcacaaaagtaaacattttataaataatactaaaaccaaaaatctttataaatataaatatataatagtttaaaatttattttaatatgtatattatatattatattatgtatacataataatatgtaaatttttatttagatttattttatatttatttcttaatattaacaataaattatctaatataagaatttcatatacattatttcgtagataatatgtattatttagattttagatttaaaaaaaaatccaatattttatacaaaacattatcatCCGttcaaatgaattaaaataatgtttatacttcATACAATAGTCTAACTAGGTTATATCTTTTAACTTACATAaactcatatatataatatataaatatagttttatgttaatttattataggtaccaaaCAATTTGCAggaaatttaactaaaataaacttttgtttaataacattaaatataattattttatactaaaaatatagcaTACAATTatgaacttatattttataaatactactatttcaaaatataataatataataacatattaattcatAGTACAAACAAATATGAAAGAATATGATATGGTttcttaagtatattaaatggtAGGACaagtaaaaacttttataacacattaatattatacatataaaaaaactcgATAGTATAAACCAACTGGCTACCGTAAAATGAatgtaggtagtaggtactcaTCAAActctataaaagtattatatcgcaattaattgtaattgttttttcattagtgtacaatgtattatagaataacaattacatattacaatatattatacactattgtCGTCataattgttcaaaattttattcattttgtgtattttataaatacgacAAGTGGTACACAAATAAATAGCCATTACAAAAAcacataactaaatattatataaagctttagtacctatataatatagaaaccaTTTTATACTAACGGTTCTTTCCAGTGTACTTTGGTCTTATAAaagttgtttgaaaaaaaagaaaattaagtggccttttatttttattaccattgtttttttcttttctttttcacGTTCTATAAATctgataatttatgttaatttggaaaaaatatcattatcgtGCATCAAATATATGAAGTGGAATAAATAAAgtctatatttcataaatattttattaatattaatctggTCATGTGAATAGTGAATCAAAAAACAGAATATTCACAAGCTCAAacaaatctttaatttttaaaattatatgtaatatgtgccGAATTCAACATCTATatctatcattaaatttaagattttacataatgaattaataatatattcttgttTTTCCGTTACCATCATCGATTAAGAAGTGAATGCTATGCATCAAAAgttttgtatgataaaaatatatttctgttaaactattttaattgttggtattaataattttgcattttaatgcattaaaaagtgttaataactttttttttatcaatcaaaaaatttaaggtctagttcattaatttaaatatgaaatttttaaaataatatgtgtagacACTTAAATTAAACTTCTTGTACTAATTGTATAACCATAGTGTTTCATTACAATCAGATGTTATCAAGGTATTATAGTTGCCATGTATGTACATTCATTAAAAAAGATCGACAACCACGTGACTAAAACAGTATTTCTCAGCCTACGAGTTGCGTATCCAACAAACAGCAAATTTATAGGTCACCATTAGAAAAAGGTTAGAAAACACtggactaaaatttaaatactttaaagtttGATTCTTGTAATAACGTGTCAAAAAAACACAGCAATCTATAAGCCACATAATGTATAAGGTAATGTATAACTTGTTTAAGGTAcagtgtataaaaatgtaaacgcatataatataatacagagaATTATAAGGAaattcactttaaaaaaatgtacacatattttagGTAAGTAACTatcatcatataattaatacatttattttatttatttttaatatataaataaatattatttattaattattaggataaaagtaaaattcctAGAACATTCTACTTGTCAGCACAGGCATTATACGAGGGAGGCAGCTGCCTCCCCAGCGACTTATTGGAGGGTTTTACTTTTACCAGTATAAAGTACCTAACCaatacctaacctatatagtatgtaaaaactaaaattttacaatttgccTCCCCAGCCATGGAGGTCTGGACACACCTATGCTTGTCAGGTAAACGTGGTACAACACTAAAATCAGCTCTGATATTATAAAAGCACACTgagaatttaactatttatcatttttgcaAAGCTTTAACGAGTAATTCTGAAATAGCTTAAATTTGTAGCAATTCAATTTCCACTTATGAACCAAATCAaatcaaacttttaaataaagcaACATATTGTCTgtcagttatattttaatatttttcttgtattttaaataggatTATACGAGTATTCAGTTAGTATTCCAACTAACAACTAAAAGTATacacaatgtaatattatgtttttggaaaatacataatatgcataactaaatttatattattaacaattttaatttgatacacTTACTTGTGATAAGGAGACAAAAACAAACCATCAGGTTCCAGACTGTAATATTGACCTGCAGCGTTTCCATTTCCAGTAAATTATCAACGATTGCATTGAGAAAAAACTGATActactgaaaaatataaatataatatctaatga
This sequence is a window from Rhopalosiphum maidis isolate BTI-1 chromosome 1, ASM367621v3, whole genome shotgun sequence. Protein-coding genes within it:
- the LOC113559076 gene encoding uncharacterized protein LOC113559076, which codes for MNAKNNKLNFIRLGRILELSLYPSLVRVLSEAHKADAISYNHKFRKIFMNRLAEDLWYNNPLYPERERTLVCSMPFTAVSNELLRTPSIFSWGVSRDQAATIIQSAYRAHIVRIQPDVAEMRAFWRALTTKGRK